In the genome of Bacteroidales bacterium, the window GTGTACCAACGTTAAGCATGATATCCAGTGTTTCGCTTAAAACTATTTCTTCCAGTTCTAAAACTTGTTCTTTATTCAATTTCGTCAATGTTTCAGCAACGTTAGTAGTCATGTTATAATCATTGCGTAACTGATTGATGTCTCCATTCCTGATATCAATTACCAATTGTCTTACACTTAAATCATCTTTTGCATCTACCCACTCGATTTTCTTTTCTCCAATTCCGGGGAGCTTCATTAAAAAATCTTTTAGCTCGTTGCGATTCCCACGGTACCGGACTTCAATTTTCATTTTACCTTCCAGTTCTTTCTTGTTAAGTCTTTTTGCTTGTTTCTCAATGGTCTGGTAGCGGTTATATACGGCATTATCTAAATCGCTGAGCAAACTTTCTCTTTCTTTAACCAACTCATTTTTCCATTTTTCCTGTTTTTCGTATTGGTTTTGAATGCCCTGAATGGCAGCTAATTCACGACTGATAGTTGAAAATTCACGCGCTATATCGCTACCTTTTCTACCTGAAGTATCCGGAAGTTTTTGAATTAGTTTATTGAATTCTTCTTCAAAGGCCCGAAATTTTTGTTCCCATTGATTTTTCAGCTCTTTTGTTTTATTTTCAAATTTTTGACCGGCTGCATTGATTTGCTGCAATGCTTGTTTGATAGTTAATAAATATTCTTCCCAGGCAGGTTTCAAATTTTTAAGAATATCAGTATTAATTAGATCGCTCAATGAGTTTTCTTCCAGATACTGTAAATCAATTTGTTCAATTAATCTGAATAAATTTTCAATGCTTTCTTTGATTTCAGCGTATTCTTTTTCGGAACGCCCAAATACACGTTCTTTTTCTTTGTTGTAAATATCCTGCTCTTTAAATTTTTTATCTAAACCTAAGTCTTGTAAAGCTTTCTGCCTTTCTTTAAGTTGCTTTTCTTTGTTTTTTAAGTTTTCCAGTTCGTCCAGTTTGTTGATTGCTTCTAATAATTTTTTTCGGTTTTGAACTAATTGATTTTTTATTTGATAAATGCTGTTATCCTGTGCCGGTAAAAATCTTTCGAGAATTTTTACATGGTTTTCGCGTTTTTCTGCGAATTCAAAAATTTCATTCTGTCCGAATATTTCTATTTCGGGCAAAATATCTTTGACGGATAAGTTGGATAAACTCCCGTCTTCATTTTTTATTACCAGTGGCTGTCCATAAATACGTTCAATGATGTAAGTTTTATTATATCTGCTTGAAAAAAGAGCAATACTTATTTTTCCATCAAAAAAGTTTTCCTTTAAAAGTTCTTTAGCTCTGTTTTTGGAACTTTCGGAATGATAATTCAAATCCAGCCCATAGCGTATGCACTCTATGAGCGTACTTTTCCCTGTACCCCTACCGCCAATAATAGCATTCAGGTTGGAATTGAAGTGAAGTTCTAAACCACCGTGGAAAAACGATGATTGAATTTTCAGGTGTAATAGTTTTGAATGTTCATCTTTAGGTCTTTGGGAATTTAAGCGTATTCTGGATTCTCCATCTAAGAATGCTTGTCTGAGACCTTCAATAGAAGGTTTATCCATTTTTATCCAGCAAGTAGCTAAAGGATTGGATAGGGTTTCAGGTCTTTCAATATCTTTTGCATTGATGATGGCTACTTTTCTCTCTCTGCGATAATTCGGGTCTTTGTTTTCGATGATTTGCTTGTACTTTTGATCTAACTCATCTACCGATGCCTTATTGATTTGTGCAGCCATTACAATTTTGGGATCATTCCATAAATGGGTGTAACTTCCTTTGAACAAAAGTCCGTTTTCTTCTTCTACATGTGCAGCATAAGTAATTCCGCCTGCTTCTAAAACTTTTTGAACAATTTCCTGGTAAGTAAGTGATGAATTGTCTGTTTTTTTATTAGGAAAAGCGCCTCCTTGTAATGCTCCTAATATTTGATTGAGCCAGGTGGTGTCTTTATCGGGCGGAAATAAACAAATGATATGAATTTTTTCGGCACTGCATAATTCAAAGCCCGGAAATACATAAATGCCTGCTTCGGTAAGTATTTTTCTGAGATTTTCGGTTGAGTTTACATCGCCATGCTCTGCCAAGCCAATTACTTCAATGCCTTCTTGTTGACAAATTCCCAGAATACTTTTATTATATTTTGTTTCATCAAATAATTCCCCTCCTCTATAATCGTGATTATAGCGATAGGAATTTACCTGCAAGGCACATTTATAAAATTTAGCTCCGGTTGGTTTCATACCGTATTTATTTAACATTTATACTTTACTCAATTGCCTTTATCGTTTCATCACCGCTGATATTCCTGATTTTAATTCGTTTTGGTTTTTTCTCGCTGGTGATTTTTCCGTCCCAAAAGTCTTTTGTTTTGATTCCGTCTTTTATTACATAACCCAATTTATCAATTTTAATTTCGGTGCTACTGTGCCATGGTCCCTCAGAATTTTCACAGTCGAGTGAGATGAGTTCTATGAGTTCTAAGCCTTCTTCGCTGATGCTGATAGGTTCAAACTTTTTGCCTGTGGTTAGTGATTGAAGGTTCCCCTTTTGATTAAACTCATTGATTTTCTGAATAAGCCGGTCGCTTTTAAAATTGTTAATTGTTAATGAATAATGGTTAATGGTTAGTTGTAAATTGTTAATTGTTACAGTATCGCCTGCTTTTTTATTTTCAAATAATGCCTTATCCATATTTTTATCATCATTGATAAAAACTTGCTCTCCTTTTTCATTAACCAATAACCATTGACCACTAACCATTATTTGATCTTCAAGCACCACTTCGTGAAGCAGGTTTTTCAGGTCTCGTAGTTCTACTTCAATTTCAGTGGCGTTGTTGTCTTTGATGAATTTTTCAATTTCGTTTATGTCGTCCACATCTACATAGTACACAATGACTTTTTTAGCGTTGACTTCTAAATTCTGTAATTCCTGATTGATAATGGTGTTGATGTTAGGGATATCCAAAACCTTTTCCTGTGTATTGAGCAGGTTAGGTACATATACCGGAACAGTTCCCAACTTTGCTTCTGTTATGGCACCAAACCAAAAATTGCTGATGCCGGGGACATTTCGCTGCAAACCCGGTATAAGAGTTGCCAGTTTATCCATGGTTTGTTGCGGGTTGCGGAATAAACTAACACCATCTTTTATTTCGAGGATTTGAAACGATGCTCCGGCTTGTATCAATCGATCACGGGTAGTTTGTATGCTATTTATTCCTACATCTACGTGAATAAAATTTCTACCTAAATCGTGTGCTACCTTTGCAGTAGTGCCGCTACCGCCAAAGAAATCGGCAACTATCATTCCTTTATTGCTGCTGGCTTTGATAATGCGTTCTAAAAGAGCTTCGGGTTTTTGAGTTGAGTAATCAACTTTTTCATCAACTTGCCTAACAAGTGGTATTTCCCATACACTATCGGGTATTCTACCCTCTTTTGCATAAACAATTTCTTTGCTTCCTTTTACCAATGAACTTACTTTATATTTTTTACCGTCTTCATCAGTATGATTATATCGCTTTAAAGTACTCTCGCTATATGGTAATAAAACATCATCGAGATTTAAAGTAAAATCTTCTGATTTAGAATAAATAAATATTGTATCGTGTTTTTTCTGAAAACACTTAGTAGGTATAGAGTTACCTGTATAATGCCATATAATTTCATTAATTAAATTATCTTCCCCAAAAACTTCATCCATTAATATTTTCACATAATGCCCAATATGCCAATCGAGATGTACATAAATGCTTGCTGTGTCGCTCATTATGCTTTTAATAGCCATTAGGTTTTCGTACATCCAATTTAAATAATCTTCTTTATTCCAAATATCACCATACATTTTTTCTTCAAAAGAGCGTAGTTCTTCAATGTCAAGTTGTTCTTCGGCTTTAGCAATTTTTTCGGCAAGTTTTGGATTACGTCTGATATAAACTTTTTTAGCATAATCGGCACCACTGGCAAAAGGTGGGTCAATATACACCAAGTCCACTTTTATGCCTTTTTCTTTCAGATATGCACAAGCCGAAATGCACTCTCCACGAATTACCAAATTATCACTAATGGTTAATGGTGAATGGTTAATTGTTAATGAGCGCTCGCTTGTATTTTCATTAGCCCTTAACCCTTGACCATTAACAACTTCAATGGTTTCTACTTCATAATAGGGCATACCTCTTTTAATGCGGTCGTACACCTTATTGTTTTCGCGGTAACGCAACAAGCGTTGTGTGCGGGTAATGTTGTTTAAAATGGCTTGCCCTTCAACGGTATCAGGATAGTATGGGATGTATTTTACTGGCATTTTTTTTAATTGTTAATTATCAATTATTAGTTGTTAATGTTTGCTTTGGTTGATTTGATGATTGATGTAAGTAGTTTGATTATTTCTACTGCATCATTATTGATACTATGAAATTGTTCATTGGTTAAATAGTCGGTTTCTTTTAGTAATTCGAGCCAATAGATACTTTCATTTATTTCTTTTTGAGCAATTGACATTTTATGTTTAAAATCTGCTTTGCTTTCAGAGTGTTCAGCTTCTCTAACTAATGCACCAACAGCAGTTCCACTTCTCAACAATTGTTTTGAAATCACATATTCCTTTTTTGTTTCGCACAAAAACTGATAGAGCTTTACAACTCTTATGGCAAAGGCAAAACTTTTATTCTTAATTACGTTTTCTGTCATTTCATTAACCATTTACAATTAACCATTAATCATTGAAGAACTGGTTAATCTTGTTGTTCAATTTCGCTATGTTGGCTGCAATGTCTTTGCTATCTTCCAAATAGAGGAAGTCAAAACGCTGATAGCCGAATTTTTCTCTGTTGAGTTTCAAAAACTCGGTTTCCACAAAATTTTTCTTTTTCAAAAATGTTTTATCCTGCCCATAAACAGAGCCTTTTGTTTCAATAATTAATACTTTGTGGATGGTGTTTTTTTCTTTGCGTTTTATCATGAGAAAATCGGGGGTGTATTTCCCTATGTTTTTCCAATATTTTCTCTCTTTGGCAAAACAGTTAATAAAAAATTCGGTCAAGCCACGTTCTCCATTATAGTATATTTCTAATCCTTTGTTTTTGAAATCGGATAGTTGCAAGGCTTTTTGAAGTGTTTCAATTTCAAAGCCACTACTTCCGCTACCTCCAAAGTTATAGGGCAAATAATGAAAGGTTTGATTTTTTGATTTTACAGCCAGTGAATAATCATATTTTTCACAGTAGCTCTCAAAAGGTAATACCATATCTCCAAACCCTTGCTTTGTCATCGTTTCTTTCATTTGCAGATATTCTTGATGCAATTTTTCCAAATCAATATTTACTTCTTTATTTGATTTGTCTAATTCCAAAATTTTTGCTGTGTCCGTTTTATTTGGGTAAAGTTTAGCATTCTTCTCTACCTCTGATAATCGTTCCGCAATCAAAAGTTCGGCTTGTTTTGGAATTACTTCTGTGTTAGTTTGTAAATTTCGTTTAATGCTGAAAGCCAGACGGATTTTAGATTGGATGGTGTACAGGTCGTATAACTCATTGAAATAGCGTTGTCCGTTCTTTTCATAAGTAATAGTTTTGAATATCTCTTTCAGCTGTTTATCATATTGGTGCAACAGTGATTCAGAAATTAAGCCGAAACTTTCTCTTGAAATTTCAAAAAGCCACTGGTTGAAATTAGCAAAAGAGATTCCGGTTTCATTGATAACATCAATTTCACCTGTGTCAATATTGGCAATGTCGCTTGTTGTTATCAGTGCAGATGCTTTAAAATTTTCAATGTTTTTAAGCAATGCTTCTAGTTTAGCTTCTGTATTCGGTGTTTTTTCTTCTTCAATTGCCTGATAGGTTACTTTCATTTGATAAAAATCCACTTTCGGCAATTGTAAAAACTCCATTCTCGAATAACGGGGCAAATATTCAATAGCAGCTTCTCTTCGCGTTCTGTTTATTTCGTCAATACTGGTGTTTTGTTCCTGTTTTAATTGTTTGTTCAGAATTTCCGCATTCTCTTTATTTAACCATATCAAAGCGGTTTCGTCTTTGCCTTTATCCACCTGGCGTAAACACCTGCAAGAAGTTTGTAAAACCATATTTTGAGGGCTGTCGCCTTTTTGAGAAAGTATTACGCCTGTTAAACTTTTACAGTCCCAACCTTCTTTACCTACCTGTACCAAAAGGATATACCGCTTTTGGGAAACAGGTAAATCCAATGAACGAAACTCTAATTCGCTTCCTTCAGGTTGCGGATGTGCTTTGTTTCCTTTATGAAAGCGTAAAATCTCATTGGGATTTATTTTCAATTCGCCTGTAAGGAACGGATAAACTTCTTCCTCTAATACTTCAATATTGCTGCAATAGATAGCAACTTTTGCAATCGTTCCGTTTTCGTAAACCTTGTTTTTGTATTGGTTGTCGAAATCCTCAATGCCTTGTTTAATAATTTGGAAACGGTCAAGGTTTTGCCCGATTTTTACTGTTGGTGTTTTTAAAAACTTTTTAATAGCTGTAACTAAAGGATAATAATAAACCGTGTTGGTTATTTGAGTAAATTTAAACTCAAAATCTCCTACTTTTATTTTTTCTGCATTGGGTAAATAAGGTGTACCTGAAAAACCAACAACAGTTGTGATGTTGCCTTTGCTGTGCCAGTAATTAACAGCTTGTCTTAATTTGATGTCATCCGTAGCTGCATGGTGGACTTCATCTATAAAAATTGACAAATTGGGGATTTTGCCAAATAAGCGTTTCAGGTCGTTGGTTGTATCTTTCTCCTCCTCATCCAATTCAAGTTCTGTCTGAGCATTAAACTTAAAGCTTTCCAAAATCACTTTTTCGGCATTTACCACAAATACTTGTCCGAATGGATTGGGCAGGCAGGCATTTACTTTTTGAGCATTCGGATTTCTTGCCTTGTTACTTTTCTTTGCTGTTTTCTGTTCATCCAGCACTTCAAACTTTAAAATTTTTTTCAGATTGCTTGCCGATGGTTCGGGTAATACCCAAGAAGGGTCAAAGTTTTCAATGGTTTTTAAACTCGGAACAATGGAAGATTTTAAGCCCGAAGGAATAAGCACTAAAAAGTTGTGAGCAAATGCTTTGTTGTTGGGTTCATTGTGTGCAAAATACAAGTCCAAATAGATGAAAGCAGCCATCAGGAATGTTTTACCTGCCCCCATTGGCAAACTCATTAAATAGTCGGCATAGTTTACATTGTAGAAAATGCTTTTAATGATGGTGTCATAATCCAGAGAAGCAGGATTTGCTTTAATTAACTTTTCCAGTT includes:
- a CDS encoding AAA family ATPase codes for the protein MKPTGAKFYKCALQVNSYRYNHDYRGGELFDETKYNKSILGICQQEGIEVIGLAEHGDVNSTENLRKILTEAGIYVFPGFELCSAEKIHIICLFPPDKDTTWLNQILGALQGGAFPNKKTDNSSLTYQEIVQKVLEAGGITYAAHVEEENGLLFKGSYTHLWNDPKIVMAAQINKASVDELDQKYKQIIENKDPNYRRERKVAIINAKDIERPETLSNPLATCWIKMDKPSIEGLRQAFLDGESRIRLNSQRPKDEHSKLLHLKIQSSFFHGGLELHFNSNLNAIIGGRGTGKSTLIECIRYGLDLNYHSESSKNRAKELLKENFFDGKISIALFSSRYNKTYIIERIYGQPLVIKNEDGSLSNLSVKDILPEIEIFGQNEIFEFAEKRENHVKILERFLPAQDNSIYQIKNQLVQNRKKLLEAINKLDELENLKNKEKQLKERQKALQDLGLDKKFKEQDIYNKEKERVFGRSEKEYAEIKESIENLFRLIEQIDLQYLEENSLSDLINTDILKNLKPAWEEYLLTIKQALQQINAAGQKFENKTKELKNQWEQKFRAFEEEFNKLIQKLPDTSGRKGSDIAREFSTISRELAAIQGIQNQYEKQEKWKNELVKERESLLSDLDNAVYNRYQTIEKQAKRLNKKELEGKMKIEVRYRGNRNELKDFLMKLPGIGEKKIEWVDAKDDLSVRQLVIDIRNGDINQLRNDYNMTTNVAETLTKLNKEQVLELEEIVLSETLDIMLNVGTREELNFKDIKNLSSGQKCTAILNLLLLESKDPLIIDQPEDNLDNAFIAENIVSELRNQKETRQFIFSTHNANIPVFGDAEWIAVMEIDQGSALIKDEHIGSIDNPNLKPMVEMILEGGKQAFEMRRLKYNF
- a CDS encoding four helix bundle protein, encoding MTENVIKNKSFAFAIRVVKLYQFLCETKKEYVISKQLLRSGTAVGALVREAEHSESKADFKHKMSIAQKEINESIYWLELLKETDYLTNEQFHSINNDAVEIIKLLTSIIKSTKANINN
- a CDS encoding site-specific DNA-methyltransferase, encoding MPVKYIPYYPDTVEGQAILNNITRTQRLLRYRENNKVYDRIKRGMPYYEVETIEVVNGQGLRANENTSERSLTINHSPLTISDNLVIRGECISACAYLKEKGIKVDLVYIDPPFASGADYAKKVYIRRNPKLAEKIAKAEEQLDIEELRSFEEKMYGDIWNKEDYLNWMYENLMAIKSIMSDTASIYVHLDWHIGHYVKILMDEVFGEDNLINEIIWHYTGNSIPTKCFQKKHDTIFIYSKSEDFTLNLDDVLLPYSESTLKRYNHTDEDGKKYKVSSLVKGSKEIVYAKEGRIPDSVWEIPLVRQVDEKVDYSTQKPEALLERIIKASSNKGMIVADFFGGSGTTAKVAHDLGRNFIHVDVGINSIQTTRDRLIQAGASFQILEIKDGVSLFRNPQQTMDKLATLIPGLQRNVPGISNFWFGAITEAKLGTVPVYVPNLLNTQEKVLDIPNINTIINQELQNLEVNAKKVIVYYVDVDDINEIEKFIKDNNATEIEVELRDLKNLLHEVVLEDQIMVSGQWLLVNEKGEQVFINDDKNMDKALFENKKAGDTVTINNLQLTINHYSLTINNFKSDRLIQKINEFNQKGNLQSLTTGKKFEPISISEEGLELIELISLDCENSEGPWHSSTEIKIDKLGYVIKDGIKTKDFWDGKITSEKKPKRIKIRNISGDETIKAIE
- a CDS encoding DEAD/DEAH box helicase family protein, coding for MLHYIIQQKKNEWLQSDDCTIRDLVKYIRDKGHLRDTQIEAIETYLFLKIQGQNKPLWQLFSEAFFTKETDLARLDINQIAREYLTQNRNAFALFDFTRQKNGNGTYIPELEKLIKANPASLDYDTIIKSIFYNVNYADYLMSLPMGAGKTFLMAAFIYLDLYFAHNEPNNKAFAHNFLVLIPSGLKSSIVPSLKTIENFDPSWVLPEPSASNLKKILKFEVLDEQKTAKKSNKARNPNAQKVNACLPNPFGQVFVVNAEKVILESFKFNAQTELELDEEEKDTTNDLKRLFGKIPNLSIFIDEVHHAATDDIKLRQAVNYWHSKGNITTVVGFSGTPYLPNAEKIKVGDFEFKFTQITNTVYYYPLVTAIKKFLKTPTVKIGQNLDRFQIIKQGIEDFDNQYKNKVYENGTIAKVAIYCSNIEVLEEEVYPFLTGELKINPNEILRFHKGNKAHPQPEGSELEFRSLDLPVSQKRYILLVQVGKEGWDCKSLTGVILSQKGDSPQNMVLQTSCRCLRQVDKGKDETALIWLNKENAEILNKQLKQEQNTSIDEINRTRREAAIEYLPRYSRMEFLQLPKVDFYQMKVTYQAIEEEKTPNTEAKLEALLKNIENFKASALITTSDIANIDTGEIDVINETGISFANFNQWLFEISRESFGLISESLLHQYDKQLKEIFKTITYEKNGQRYFNELYDLYTIQSKIRLAFSIKRNLQTNTEVIPKQAELLIAERLSEVEKNAKLYPNKTDTAKILELDKSNKEVNIDLEKLHQEYLQMKETMTKQGFGDMVLPFESYCEKYDYSLAVKSKNQTFHYLPYNFGGSGSSGFEIETLQKALQLSDFKNKGLEIYYNGERGLTEFFINCFAKERKYWKNIGKYTPDFLMIKRKEKNTIHKVLIIETKGSVYGQDKTFLKKKNFVETEFLKLNREKFGYQRFDFLYLEDSKDIAANIAKLNNKINQFFND